A stretch of Microbacterium caowuchunii DNA encodes these proteins:
- a CDS encoding alpha/beta fold hydrolase, whose amino-acid sequence MVAARTAEVAGLTFRIHSSVHPDPAAVYVLVHGIGMSHRYLRRLHAVLAQRATVHSLDMPGFGGTPKPRREVPVEEMAAALGGVVVLLGSEPVVAVGHSMGSQWVVELGAARPDLVSHVVVIGPVTDDRRRNGSVQALALGLDSCGEPPAANAIVFTDYVRCGPRWYLRQLGPMLTYPIERRVAELSAPLLIIRGGADPVATRQWCRRLRDAAGAGRLVEVPGRPHIVHWGAPRAVASALRAFVLAP is encoded by the coding sequence ATGGTGGCGGCGCGTACGGCAGAAGTGGCGGGGCTCACTTTCCGCATTCATTCCTCGGTCCATCCGGATCCGGCGGCCGTCTACGTGCTCGTGCACGGGATCGGTATGTCGCATCGTTACCTTCGCCGCCTGCATGCCGTGCTGGCTCAGCGGGCCACCGTGCACTCGCTCGACATGCCGGGCTTCGGGGGCACGCCGAAGCCTCGGCGGGAGGTGCCGGTCGAGGAGATGGCGGCGGCGCTCGGGGGCGTGGTGGTTCTGCTCGGATCAGAGCCGGTCGTGGCTGTGGGGCACTCGATGGGATCGCAATGGGTCGTGGAACTCGGCGCCGCGCGCCCCGATCTCGTCTCCCACGTGGTGGTGATCGGTCCGGTCACCGATGATCGCCGGCGCAACGGGTCGGTACAGGCTCTCGCTCTTGGTCTGGACTCGTGCGGGGAGCCCCCTGCGGCCAACGCGATCGTGTTCACGGACTACGTCCGCTGCGGGCCTCGGTGGTACCTGCGGCAGCTGGGACCGATGCTGACGTACCCGATCGAGCGCCGGGTCGCCGAGCTGTCCGCCCCGCTTCTGATCATCCGCGGGGGCGCTGATCCGGTCGCGACGCGGCAGTGGTGCCGTCGCCTGCGGGATGCGGCCGGGGCGGGCCGCCTCGTGGAGGTCCCCGGCCGCCCGCACATCGTGCACTGGGGAGCGCCGAGGGCCGTCGCATCGGCGCTCCGCGCCTTCGTGCTCGCGCCATGA
- a CDS encoding alpha/beta hydrolase, translating to MSDGWGPDILGAGFEQRTLPLVQPGENGPLVATLVRSAPNPLVAWTKPLRDVDVLYVHGWSDYFFQRELARFWTDLGARFYALDLHRYGRSTLPGEVPGYADSLEEYDEDIELALAAMGQGEKRGRRLVLVGHSTGGLTLSLWAARHPGRASALVLNSPWLELQIGPLARQAIAPLVLARARFQPLGQHPVVDLGFYTRAQIELGAIPTPEYRELWRPAQGFPTHPGWFNAVLTGHATVAAGIDVGCPALVLLSARSSSPLRWVPAMTETDSVLVVDEIARAALRLGPLVTVARIPGAIHDVFLSASAPREHAFAVTRDWTAARFR from the coding sequence ATGAGCGACGGCTGGGGTCCGGACATCCTGGGCGCGGGGTTCGAGCAGCGGACGCTCCCGCTGGTGCAGCCGGGGGAGAACGGCCCGCTCGTTGCGACGCTCGTCCGGAGTGCGCCGAATCCGCTGGTCGCGTGGACGAAACCCCTGCGTGACGTCGACGTGCTCTACGTGCACGGCTGGTCGGACTACTTCTTCCAGCGCGAGCTCGCCCGATTCTGGACGGATCTCGGCGCGCGGTTCTACGCGCTGGATCTGCATCGTTACGGCCGCAGCACCCTGCCCGGCGAGGTGCCCGGCTATGCGGACTCGCTCGAGGAGTACGACGAGGACATCGAATTGGCGCTGGCGGCGATGGGCCAGGGTGAGAAGCGGGGCCGGCGGCTCGTCCTGGTCGGCCACTCCACCGGCGGTCTCACCCTCTCGCTGTGGGCCGCGCGTCATCCCGGACGCGCGTCCGCGCTCGTGCTGAACAGCCCGTGGCTCGAACTCCAGATCGGTCCGCTCGCCCGCCAAGCGATCGCGCCGCTGGTGCTCGCGCGCGCCCGGTTCCAGCCGCTCGGTCAGCATCCCGTCGTCGATCTCGGCTTCTACACGCGCGCGCAGATCGAGCTCGGGGCGATCCCCACGCCGGAGTACCGCGAGCTGTGGCGTCCCGCGCAGGGCTTCCCGACGCATCCAGGATGGTTCAACGCGGTCCTGACCGGGCATGCGACGGTGGCAGCGGGCATCGACGTCGGATGCCCGGCCCTCGTCCTGCTCTCGGCTCGTTCGAGCTCGCCGTTGCGGTGGGTCCCGGCGATGACCGAGACGGATTCCGTGCTCGTGGTCGACGAGATCGCCCGGGCTGCGCTCCGGCTCGGGCCGCTGGTCACGGTGGCGCGCATCCCCGGCGCGATCCACGACGTGTTCCTGTCGGCGTCCGCACCACGAGAGCACGCGTTCGCGGTGACCCGGGACTGGACGGCCGCGCGGTTCCGTTGA